One Nostoc sp. UHCC 0302 DNA window includes the following coding sequences:
- a CDS encoding murein transglycosylase A, giving the protein MRKTLALLSLSLGIAVVNPLWSAVAQVPNLLPLPVLPAPEIPLPVPTIPEVTPPLTPVEMGACTPRSTCLGWDDQIWGRKGKGGDRKALLASIDNSLRYLAKDEAIAAYQNYPVQGITLDRVRRSLARFRQLVVYSKSPAQLQAAVRREFVLYKSVGNDGKGTVKFTAYYEPVYTASRVKTSVYKYPLYRLPPDFQQWAKPHPKRIDLEGKDGLLGDKSQLHGLEMLWFRDRLDAYMVHIQGSAQIKLTNGKTTSIGYAGGTDYPWTSIGKELAKDGKLPLAGMTLPRMVSYFRQQPQELNNYLPRWERFIFFQETGGRAATGSIHVPVTAERSIATDKAVMPPGALALVYTSIPYPVSAGKLEYRTVSRFVLDQDTGSAIKGPGRVDYFMGSGKLAGDRAGVTGGNGSLYYLLLKK; this is encoded by the coding sequence ATGAGAAAAACCCTTGCTTTGCTTTCCTTGAGTCTGGGAATTGCCGTTGTAAATCCTCTCTGGTCAGCTGTTGCTCAGGTTCCAAATTTACTGCCGTTACCAGTACTACCTGCGCCTGAGATACCGCTGCCAGTACCAACTATCCCCGAAGTAACGCCGCCCCTAACACCTGTTGAGATGGGAGCTTGTACGCCCCGCTCCACTTGTTTGGGTTGGGATGACCAAATTTGGGGTCGAAAGGGTAAAGGAGGCGATCGCAAAGCGTTGTTAGCTTCGATAGATAATAGTTTGCGTTACCTAGCCAAGGATGAAGCGATCGCAGCGTATCAAAATTATCCAGTCCAGGGTATTACACTTGATCGTGTCCGTCGCAGTTTGGCAAGATTCCGCCAACTCGTTGTCTATTCTAAGTCACCAGCACAATTACAAGCCGCTGTCCGCCGGGAGTTTGTCTTGTACAAGTCTGTGGGCAATGATGGCAAGGGTACTGTAAAATTTACTGCTTATTACGAGCCTGTTTATACCGCTAGCCGTGTAAAAACTTCAGTATATAAATATCCCCTTTATCGCTTACCACCAGACTTTCAACAATGGGCTAAACCGCACCCAAAACGAATTGATTTGGAAGGAAAGGATGGTTTACTAGGGGATAAAAGCCAATTGCACGGTTTAGAAATGCTTTGGTTCCGCGATCGCCTCGATGCGTACATGGTACACATCCAAGGTTCTGCCCAGATTAAGTTAACTAATGGCAAAACAACGTCCATTGGCTATGCAGGTGGCACGGATTACCCTTGGACAAGTATCGGCAAAGAACTAGCGAAAGATGGCAAACTTCCTTTAGCAGGAATGACCCTACCACGTATGGTCAGTTACTTCCGCCAACAACCGCAGGAGTTGAATAATTACTTACCACGTTGGGAGCGATTTATCTTTTTTCAAGAAACAGGGGGGAGAGCAGCCACGGGTAGTATTCATGTTCCAGTTACAGCAGAACGTTCCATAGCCACAGATAAAGCTGTCATGCCTCCTGGCGCACTGGCATTGGTTTATACTTCAATTCCTTATCCCGTCAGTGCTGGCAAGCTAGAGTATCGCACTGTTAGCCGCTTTGTACTCGATCAAGATACAGGAAGTGCCATTAAAGGGCCAGGAAGAGTGGATTACTTTATGGGTTCTGGTAAATTAGCAGGCGATCGCGCCGGCGTTACAGGCGGCAATGGTTCACTATATTATTTACTGTTGAAAAAATAG